Proteins found in one Streptococcus criceti HS-6 genomic segment:
- a CDS encoding Wzz/FepE/Etk N-terminal domain-containing protein encodes MTSAENASFEIDVFALLKKLWNRKFLIIFVALLFGFVTLFVSVFIIPKTYTAGTRIYVVNNSTSDSINYQDIQAGTDLVNDYKEIIQSQDVLDDVVKKEKLDISSDELAKKVSVQVPTDTRLITIAVQDRSPQEASRLANAVREVAIQKIKDVTRVDDVTTAETAKVPTSPTSPRIKRNLVLGTAAGGFIAVVTLIIFEALDDRIKTSEDIEKALDRTLLGVVPDINSL; translated from the coding sequence ATGACTTCAGCAGAAAATGCATCGTTTGAGATTGATGTATTCGCCCTACTTAAGAAATTATGGAACCGGAAATTTTTAATTATTTTCGTAGCCCTCTTATTCGGCTTTGTAACCTTGTTTGTCAGTGTATTCATTATTCCAAAGACTTACACAGCTGGAACTCGGATTTATGTCGTCAATAACAGCACGAGTGACTCGATCAATTATCAGGATATTCAGGCAGGGACGGACTTGGTTAATGACTACAAAGAAATCATCCAGTCGCAAGATGTCCTTGATGATGTTGTCAAAAAGGAAAAATTAGATATCAGTTCGGATGAGCTCGCTAAAAAAGTTAGTGTTCAGGTACCTACTGATACTCGCCTCATTACCATTGCTGTCCAAGATAGAAGTCCTCAGGAAGCTAGTCGGCTGGCTAATGCTGTCCGAGAAGTTGCTATTCAAAAAATTAAGGATGTCACCAGAGTTGATGATGTAACAACTGCTGAAACGGCTAAGGTTCCAACCTCGCCAACCTCACCGCGCATCAAGAGGAATCTGGTTCTTGGCACAGCAGCAGGAGGCTTTATTGCAGTTGTGACTTTGATAATCTTTGAAGCCCTTGACGACCGCATCAAAACGAGTGAAGATATTGAAAAAGCTCTTGATCGGACCTTGCTCGGGGTTGTTCCAGATATTAATAGCCTATAG
- the cps4B gene encoding capsular polysaccharide biosynthesis protein Cps4B, with translation MIDIHSHIVFDVDDGPKTLQESLALIAESYRQGVRTIVSTSHRRKDMFETPEDKIYANFLQVKEAAEEKFSDLTILYGGELFYTENLRQKLEEGTVPTMAGTSYALIEFSMHTPWRDIHQALTKVLMLGITPIVAHIERYNALEGKPERVQEIINMGCYTQVNSNHVLKPKLFGDKEKRFKVRGRYFLEQDLVHCIASDMHNLDKRPPYMEQAYQLVAKVYGEAKAQELFKENIHVLLKNEN, from the coding sequence TTGATTGATATCCATTCACACATCGTTTTTGATGTGGATGATGGGCCTAAAACGCTCCAGGAAAGTCTAGCGCTAATTGCTGAGAGTTATCGGCAAGGGGTGCGCACGATAGTGTCAACTTCCCATCGGCGTAAAGATATGTTTGAAACGCCTGAAGATAAAATTTATGCTAATTTTTTGCAGGTTAAAGAAGCAGCGGAAGAAAAATTCTCTGATTTAACCATCCTGTATGGAGGAGAACTCTTCTATACCGAGAATCTCCGACAAAAGTTAGAAGAAGGTACAGTGCCGACTATGGCTGGAACAAGCTATGCCTTGATTGAATTTAGTATGCACACACCTTGGAGAGATATTCACCAAGCTTTGACGAAGGTTTTGATGCTGGGGATTACCCCCATTGTTGCCCACATTGAGCGCTATAATGCCTTAGAAGGAAAGCCTGAGCGAGTTCAGGAAATTATCAATATGGGCTGTTATACTCAAGTCAACAGCAACCATGTCCTCAAGCCCAAACTTTTTGGAGACAAGGAAAAACGCTTTAAGGTGAGAGGCCGTTACTTTTTAGAGCAGGACCTTGTCCACTGCATCGCCAGCGACATGCATAATCTGGATAAGCGCCCTCCTTATATGGAGCAGGCCTACCAGCTTGTTGCCAAGGTTTATGGCGAAGCCAAAGCTCAAGAGCTATTTAAAGAAAACATTCACGTTCTACTCAAGAATGAAAACTAA
- a CDS encoding LCP family protein, which translates to MARHNRSKAKSFSTHYFVNILLFILYTAVTGMTLFTMYTYHFLAFRYLNVILTLVLGLVFLLSAFLTVKGRAKLVNSFLLVIFTVLSTITFLGFNKVVNLAGGLNNSTKYSEVEMSVVVPKDSSIKSVKELDAVEAPTQSDGTNIDEFIKQIKVDQSKNLSVNHVDSYAQAYSDLMAGSTQAIVLNSAYSSLIESQDKDFNKKVKKIYTYTIQTANKTSSKKKVDTNAFNIYISGIDTYGPINSVSRSDVNIIATINLKTHKVLLTTTPRDAYVPIPDGGNNQKDKLTHAGIYGVETSMKTLENLYNIDIDYYARLNFTSFLKLVDLLGGIDVYNDQAFTAHTNKDYTFEVGNVHLDSQGALAFVRERYSLENGDNDRGKNQEKVITAIINKLASAKSVSKISSIANNLQDSIQTNMPLNDIMTIANTQLASGASFKVSSQSVTGTGSTGELPSYAMPGASLYMMQLDDASVSAAGDQIKDVLGGK; encoded by the coding sequence ATGGCAAGACATAATCGCTCAAAGGCAAAAAGTTTTAGTACGCATTATTTCGTAAATATTTTATTATTTATACTTTATACGGCGGTCACTGGTATGACTCTCTTTACCATGTATACCTATCATTTTTTGGCCTTCCGTTATTTGAATGTCATCTTGACCCTGGTTTTAGGTCTTGTTTTTCTTTTGTCTGCTTTTTTGACCGTCAAGGGAAGAGCTAAACTTGTCAATAGCTTCTTGCTTGTAATTTTTACGGTCCTATCGACCATAACCTTTCTCGGGTTTAATAAAGTGGTTAATTTAGCCGGAGGCCTCAATAACTCAACTAAGTATTCAGAGGTTGAAATGAGTGTTGTTGTCCCTAAGGACAGCTCGATTAAAAGTGTTAAAGAACTTGACGCTGTGGAAGCACCAACTCAGAGTGATGGTACGAATATTGATGAATTCATCAAGCAGATTAAGGTAGACCAGTCTAAGAATTTATCCGTCAATCACGTTGACTCCTATGCCCAAGCCTACAGCGACTTGATGGCAGGTTCAACCCAAGCTATCGTACTCAACAGTGCCTACTCAAGCCTGATTGAAAGCCAAGATAAGGACTTTAATAAAAAAGTTAAAAAAATCTACACCTATACAATTCAAACCGCTAATAAAACGAGCTCAAAGAAAAAGGTTGATACCAACGCCTTTAATATCTATATTTCAGGTATTGATACTTATGGTCCCATCAACTCTGTTTCCCGTTCAGATGTTAATATTATTGCAACTATCAATCTCAAAACTCACAAGGTGCTCTTGACAACAACTCCACGTGATGCCTATGTACCAATTCCTGATGGCGGCAATAACCAAAAGGATAAATTGACCCATGCTGGTATCTATGGTGTTGAAACCTCGATGAAGACGTTAGAGAATCTCTACAATATTGATATTGATTACTATGCGCGCCTCAACTTCACTTCTTTCCTCAAGTTAGTTGATCTTCTGGGTGGGATTGATGTCTATAATGACCAAGCCTTCACGGCCCATACCAACAAGGATTATACTTTTGAAGTCGGAAATGTTCATCTCGATTCGCAAGGGGCTCTGGCTTTTGTCCGTGAGCGTTACAGCCTGGAAAATGGCGATAATGACCGCGGTAAGAACCAAGAGAAGGTTATCACTGCTATCATCAATAAGTTAGCATCTGCTAAGTCTGTCTCTAAGATTTCTTCGATTGCTAATAATTTGCAAGATTCTATCCAAACCAACATGCCTCTGAATGATATCATGACGATTGCCAATACCCAATTGGCCTCTGGTGCTTCGTTCAAGGTCAGCTCTCAGTCTGTTACAGGAACTGGCTCGACAGGCGAATTACCATCTTATGCTATGCCAGGTGCCTCACTCTATATGATGCAGCTAGACGATGCGAGTGTCAGTGCTGCCGGTGATCAGATTAAAGATGTCTTAGGAGGAAAATAG
- a CDS encoding ABC transporter ATP-binding protein, whose product MSMLKIENLSVSYGAIEAVKDVSFEVNEGEVVSLIGANGAGKTSILRTISGLVRPSQGRISYLGNEIQKVAARKIVADGLAQVPEGRHVFPGLTVLENLEMGAFLKNNKDENQANLKKIFDRFPRLEERKNQDAATLSGGEQQMLAMGRALMSQPKLLLLDEPSMGLAPIFIQEIFDIIQDIQKQGTTVLLIEQNANKALSIADRGYVLETGKIVLSGTGQELLASDEVRKAYLGG is encoded by the coding sequence GTGTCTATGTTAAAAATTGAAAACCTCTCAGTCAGTTACGGTGCCATTGAAGCTGTAAAAGATGTCAGCTTTGAAGTCAACGAGGGGGAAGTAGTATCCCTCATCGGTGCTAATGGTGCAGGCAAAACGTCTATTCTTCGAACGATTTCAGGTCTTGTTCGTCCTAGCCAAGGAAGGATTTCTTATCTGGGCAATGAGATTCAAAAGGTAGCTGCGCGTAAGATCGTAGCAGACGGGTTAGCTCAGGTTCCCGAAGGCCGTCATGTTTTTCCGGGACTGACCGTTTTAGAAAACCTAGAAATGGGAGCTTTCCTCAAGAATAATAAGGATGAAAATCAGGCTAATCTAAAGAAAATCTTCGATCGCTTTCCGCGTTTGGAAGAACGTAAAAATCAGGATGCAGCCACCCTTTCCGGTGGTGAACAGCAGATGTTGGCCATGGGGCGCGCACTTATGAGCCAGCCCAAGCTCTTGTTATTAGATGAACCCTCTATGGGACTGGCCCCAATCTTTATCCAAGAAATCTTTGATATCATTCAGGATATTCAAAAGCAAGGAACAACGGTTCTTCTGATTGAGCAGAATGCCAATAAGGCGCTCTCCATCGCTGATCGCGGTTATGTCCTTGAAACTGGGAAAATTGTTCTTTCCGGCACAGGTCAGGAATTGCTGGCTTCTGATGAAGTCCGCAAGGCCTACTTGGGTGGTTAG
- a CDS encoding ABC transporter ATP-binding protein: MALLDVKNLTKNFGGLTAVGDVSLELNEGELVGLIGPNGAGKTTLFNLLTGVYVPSEGTVTLDGTLINGKAPHKIASLGLSRTFQNIRLFKDMTVLENVLIGLANRHNAHILAAILRLPKYYQSEKELKQKAMDLLAIFDLANDADTLAKNLPYGQQRRLEIVRALATEPKILFLDEPAAGMNPQETAELTALIRKIKEEFGITIILIEHDMSLVMDVTERIYVLEYGCLIAHGTPDEIKANKRVIEAYLGGEA, translated from the coding sequence ATGGCACTTCTTGATGTAAAAAATTTAACAAAAAATTTCGGCGGCCTGACTGCAGTTGGTGATGTCTCCCTCGAACTTAATGAAGGAGAATTAGTTGGTCTCATCGGTCCTAACGGTGCAGGTAAAACGACTCTCTTTAACCTTTTGACTGGTGTTTATGTTCCTAGTGAGGGGACTGTAACGCTGGATGGTACCCTTATCAATGGTAAGGCCCCGCATAAAATTGCCTCATTAGGACTGTCACGAACCTTCCAAAATATCCGTCTCTTTAAGGATATGACTGTTTTGGAAAATGTTTTGATTGGACTTGCCAATCGTCACAACGCTCATATTTTGGCAGCCATTTTACGTCTGCCTAAGTATTACCAAAGTGAGAAAGAACTCAAGCAAAAAGCAATGGATTTGCTAGCCATCTTTGATTTGGCTAATGATGCTGATACCCTGGCTAAAAATCTTCCTTATGGACAGCAGCGCCGTTTGGAAATTGTGCGGGCTCTGGCTACAGAACCTAAAATTCTCTTTTTAGATGAACCTGCTGCCGGTATGAATCCGCAGGAAACAGCAGAGTTAACAGCCTTAATTCGCAAGATTAAGGAAGAATTTGGAATTACTATCATTCTAATTGAACACGATATGAGTTTAGTTATGGATGTAACTGAACGTATCTACGTGTTGGAATATGGCTGTCTTATCGCTCATGGCACACCGGATGAAATCAAGGCCAACAAACGCGTTATTGAAGCCTATCTTGGAGGTGAAGCTTAG
- a CDS encoding branched-chain amino acid ABC transporter permease — protein MKQNLKLNLIWLALIALIYAVLQILASSGILNLYYIQILMGIGISILMGLGTNLVLGFSGQLTLGQAGFMAIGAYSSAIITTYYPTYAAFYWSILVGAVIAAVVAIVFGLPTLRLKGDYLAIATLGMAEIIRILIINGGTLTNGAAGLTGILPYTTWQVIFLFVAVITILVLNLLRSSMGRQIITLREDEIAAEAMGVNVTNRKVLIFAIGAVISAIAGSLYVSYIGTIVPKDFQLMKSIDYLIVAVLGGLGSITGTIIAGIVLGILNMFLQNVSELRMIIYSIALILVMIFRPSGLLGTKEFTLSRFFKKNKEGNH, from the coding sequence ATGAAACAGAATTTAAAATTAAATCTTATCTGGCTTGCGCTGATTGCTCTCATCTACGCTGTTCTGCAAATTTTAGCCAGCAGTGGTATTTTGAACCTCTATTATATCCAAATCCTAATGGGGATTGGAATCAGTATTTTGATGGGCTTGGGCACTAATCTAGTCTTAGGATTTTCAGGCCAATTAACCTTAGGACAGGCCGGGTTCATGGCTATTGGTGCTTATTCTTCAGCTATCATTACAACCTACTATCCTACCTATGCTGCCTTCTACTGGTCTATCCTAGTGGGAGCTGTTATTGCAGCTGTAGTCGCTATTGTTTTCGGTTTGCCTACCCTACGCTTAAAGGGGGACTATCTGGCCATTGCTACCTTAGGTATGGCGGAAATCATCCGTATCTTAATCATTAACGGCGGAACTTTGACAAATGGAGCTGCTGGACTAACAGGAATTTTGCCTTATACAACTTGGCAAGTCATCTTTCTCTTTGTAGCAGTCATTACCATTCTTGTATTAAACCTTCTGCGCTCATCAATGGGACGTCAGATTATCACCTTGCGTGAAGATGAGATCGCAGCAGAGGCTATGGGTGTTAATGTTACCAACAGAAAAGTGCTAATCTTTGCAATCGGTGCGGTCATCTCAGCTATTGCTGGATCCCTCTATGTCAGCTATATCGGTACCATCGTCCCCAAAGATTTCCAATTGATGAAATCAATTGATTATCTCATCGTGGCCGTTCTCGGCGGTCTGGGTTCTATCACAGGTACCATCATTGCAGGGATTGTTTTGGGAATCTTGAACATGTTCCTACAAAATGTATCGGAGCTGCGGATGATTATCTACTCTATTGCTCTTATTTTAGTAATGATTTTCCGTCCGAGCGGTCTCTTAGGAACTAAGGAATTCACGCTGTCGCGTTTCTTTAAAAAGAATAAGGAGGGCAACCACTGA
- a CDS encoding branched-chain amino acid ABC transporter permease: protein MLLEQLPQQLVNGIILGSIYALLALGYTMVYGIIKLINFAHGDIFMMGAFIGYYAINGLHMNFWLALIFTMVLTALLGMLIEFLAYRPLRNSTRISALITAIGVSFLLEYTMVYFVGSNPRSFPESIQQHNYDLGPVTVTNIQLLILIVAIVLMVALQVIVKKTKMGKAMRAVSVDSDAAQLMGINVNSTISFTFALGSALAGAAGVLIGLYYNSIDPLMGMIPGIKAFVAAVLGGIGIIPGAALGGFVIGILETLANTVNLSTYRDAIVYIVLIIILLVRPAGILGKNVKEKV, encoded by the coding sequence ATGTTACTTGAACAACTCCCACAACAACTAGTTAATGGTATTATTCTGGGAAGTATCTATGCCCTGCTGGCCCTAGGTTATACCATGGTTTACGGGATTATTAAATTGATTAACTTTGCTCATGGAGATATCTTCATGATGGGGGCTTTTATCGGTTACTATGCCATCAATGGACTCCACATGAATTTCTGGCTGGCCCTCATCTTTACTATGGTATTGACGGCATTGCTGGGAATGTTGATTGAATTCTTAGCCTACCGTCCTCTGCGTAATTCCACGCGAATTTCAGCCTTGATTACGGCCATCGGGGTATCTTTCCTATTGGAATATACGATGGTTTACTTTGTTGGTTCTAATCCTCGTTCATTCCCTGAGTCTATTCAACAGCACAATTACGATTTAGGACCAGTAACAGTCACCAATATTCAGCTCCTAATCTTGATTGTAGCCATTGTTTTGATGGTAGCTCTCCAAGTCATTGTTAAGAAGACAAAGATGGGAAAAGCTATGCGGGCTGTGTCAGTGGACAGTGATGCTGCTCAGCTGATGGGAATTAATGTGAATTCAACCATCAGCTTTACCTTCGCACTGGGTTCAGCTTTAGCTGGTGCAGCAGGTGTACTGATTGGTTTGTACTATAATTCTATTGATCCTTTGATGGGGATGATTCCTGGGATCAAAGCCTTCGTCGCTGCTGTTTTGGGCGGTATCGGTATCATTCCGGGTGCTGCCTTGGGTGGTTTTGTTATCGGAATTTTGGAAACTTTGGCAAATACGGTCAACCTATCAACCTACCGCGATGCGATTGTCTATATTGTACTGATTATTATCCTTTTAGTTCGTCCAGCTGGTATTCTCGGTAAAAATGTGAAAGAGAAGGTGTAA
- a CDS encoding ABC transporter substrate-binding protein, with translation MYKKIIATGMLLLAAVTLVACGKSPDVTSNAAGTKIGDTIKIGVDMELTGPVSAYGSAENQGIKLAVKEINKAGGVDGKKLELVTKDNKSDNAEASTSATNLAVQSQVNAIVGPATSGAVSAASLNAQKTGVPLLSPSGTQDDLTIDNLNGKTQTKQFVFRTTFRDSFQGQVLAQYASENLQAKKVVLFYDNSSDYAKGIADEFKKTYKGEIVSTKTFAAKDTDFQSALTSIRDLDYDAIVMPGYYTETGLITKQARDMGISAPILGPDGFSDKTFVSLAGKKNTTNVYYVSGYSTKIALSGKANDFISGFKEEYGSEPNMFSALAYDSVYMIAAAAKGADNSIELASNLAALKNFEGVTGKMTIDKYHNPIKSAVMVKLDNGTESSAEAVTVKK, from the coding sequence ATGTATAAAAAGATTATCGCAACTGGTATGCTTCTGCTGGCTGCTGTAACATTAGTAGCTTGTGGTAAGTCCCCTGATGTTACCAGCAACGCTGCTGGGACAAAAATCGGCGACACCATTAAAATTGGTGTAGATATGGAATTAACTGGACCTGTATCTGCCTATGGCTCAGCCGAAAATCAGGGAATTAAGCTGGCTGTCAAAGAAATTAACAAGGCCGGTGGCGTAGATGGCAAAAAGCTAGAATTGGTGACCAAGGACAATAAGTCTGACAATGCTGAAGCTTCTACATCAGCAACAAACTTAGCTGTTCAAAGCCAAGTTAATGCCATTGTTGGTCCGGCTACATCTGGAGCGGTTTCGGCAGCTTCGCTGAATGCTCAAAAAACAGGAGTTCCTCTCCTTTCCCCTAGCGGAACGCAGGATGATTTAACTATTGATAATCTCAATGGAAAAACACAAACCAAGCAGTTTGTTTTCCGTACGACTTTTAGAGATAGCTTTCAGGGGCAAGTATTAGCCCAGTATGCATCGGAAAACCTGCAGGCGAAAAAGGTTGTGCTTTTCTATGATAACTCCAGTGATTACGCTAAAGGAATCGCTGATGAGTTCAAGAAAACCTACAAGGGGGAAATTGTTTCCACTAAGACTTTTGCGGCGAAAGATACAGACTTCCAGTCAGCTCTGACAAGTATCAGGGACCTCGATTATGATGCTATTGTTATGCCGGGTTACTATACTGAAACGGGACTGATCACCAAACAGGCGCGTGATATGGGCATCAGTGCACCAATCCTTGGTCCCGATGGTTTCAGCGATAAGACTTTTGTGAGCTTGGCAGGTAAGAAGAATACGACGAACGTTTATTACGTGTCGGGCTACTCTACTAAGATTGCCTTATCTGGGAAAGCCAATGACTTTATTAGCGGCTTCAAAGAAGAGTACGGTTCAGAACCAAATATGTTCTCTGCTCTTGCCTACGACTCGGTCTATATGATTGCAGCGGCAGCAAAAGGGGCAGACAATTCCATCGAATTAGCTTCTAATCTAGCAGCTTTGAAGAATTTTGAAGGAGTTACTGGCAAGATGACTATTGATAAATACCATAATCCGATTAAATCAGCTGTTATGGTGAAATTGGACAATGGTACAGAAAGTTCTGCTGAAGCTGTAACGGTTAAAAAATAG
- a CDS encoding YlbG family protein yields MFEKQERLGIIVYLYYNRDARKLNRYGDMIYHSRRFRYVHLYLDADKLEETLETLKKLKFVKRVRLSHFDEIDRNLVGSLYREENKPELETD; encoded by the coding sequence ATGTTTGAAAAACAAGAGCGACTAGGGATTATTGTTTATCTCTATTATAATCGAGATGCCCGTAAATTAAACCGTTATGGCGATATGATTTATCATTCACGGCGTTTTCGCTACGTTCACCTCTATCTGGATGCTGATAAGTTGGAGGAAACCTTAGAAACCCTAAAGAAATTAAAGTTTGTCAAGCGCGTGCGGCTATCACATTTTGATGAGATTGATCGTAATTTGGTTGGTAGTCTTTATCGTGAGGAAAATAAGCCAGAGTTGGAGACGGACTAG
- a CDS encoding ATP-dependent Clp protease proteolytic subunit: MIPVVIEQTSRGERSYDIYSRLLKDRIVMLTGPVEDNMANSIIAQLLFLDAQDSTKDIYLYVNSPGGSVSAGLAIVDTMNFIKSDVQTIVMGMAASMGTIIASSGAKGKRFMLPNAEYLIHQPMGGTGAGTQQTDMAIAAEQLLKTRNNLEQILANNSGKTVKQIHKDAERDYWMSAKETLAYGFIDEIMENNELK, encoded by the coding sequence ATGATTCCAGTAGTTATTGAACAAACCAGCCGTGGGGAACGTTCCTACGATATTTATTCCCGTCTTTTAAAAGACCGTATTGTCATGCTGACGGGGCCTGTCGAAGATAATATGGCTAATTCTATTATTGCACAGTTGCTTTTCTTGGATGCCCAAGATAGCACTAAGGATATCTACCTCTATGTCAATTCACCGGGTGGTTCTGTCTCAGCCGGTCTGGCAATTGTTGATACGATGAATTTCATCAAGTCAGACGTCCAAACCATTGTCATGGGGATGGCTGCTTCCATGGGAACCATTATCGCCTCTAGCGGTGCCAAGGGCAAACGTTTCATGCTGCCAAATGCAGAATATCTCATTCACCAACCAATGGGCGGTACTGGTGCTGGTACACAGCAAACGGATATGGCTATTGCGGCAGAGCAGTTACTGAAAACACGGAATAATTTAGAGCAAATCCTAGCTAATAATTCTGGCAAAACGGTTAAGCAAATCCATAAAGATGCTGAACGTGACTACTGGATGTCGGCTAAGGAAACCCTTGCTTACGGCTTCATCGATGAAATTATGGAAAATAATGAATTAAAATAA
- the upp gene encoding uracil phosphoribosyltransferase, with protein sequence MGKFQVISHPLIQHKLSILRREDTSTKVFRELVNEIAMLMGYEVSRDLPLEDIDIQTPITKTTQKQLAGKKLAIVPILRAGIGMVDGLVSLVPAAKVGHIGMYRDEETLQPVEYLVKLPEDIDQRQIFLVDPMLATGGSAILAVDSLKKRGAANIKFVCLVAAPEGVKALQEAHPDIDIYTAALDEKLNDNGYIIPGLGDAGDRLFGTK encoded by the coding sequence ATGGGAAAATTTCAAGTTATTTCACACCCACTGATTCAACACAAATTATCAATTTTACGTCGTGAGGATACCTCAACTAAGGTTTTCCGTGAATTGGTTAATGAAATTGCTATGCTGATGGGTTATGAGGTCTCTCGGGATCTGCCGCTGGAAGATATTGACATTCAAACCCCCATCACCAAGACGACTCAAAAGCAATTAGCCGGTAAGAAATTGGCCATTGTCCCCATCTTGCGGGCTGGAATTGGAATGGTTGATGGTTTGGTCAGCTTGGTTCCGGCAGCCAAAGTCGGTCATATCGGGATGTATCGCGATGAGGAAACCCTTCAGCCAGTTGAATATCTCGTTAAATTACCAGAAGATATTGATCAAAGACAAATTTTCTTGGTTGACCCAATGTTGGCAACCGGAGGTTCGGCAATTTTGGCGGTAGACTCCTTAAAGAAACGCGGTGCAGCCAATATCAAATTTGTCTGCTTGGTAGCTGCTCCCGAAGGAGTTAAGGCTCTCCAAGAAGCCCATCCAGATATTGATATCTACACCGCAGCATTGGACGAAAAGCTTAATGACAATGGCTATATCATTCCAGGTCTCGGTGATGCGGGCGACCGTCTCTTTGGTACAAAGTAG
- a CDS encoding MalY/PatB family protein, translating to MTQYDFTTLPNRLNNHSMKWKEVEANRSLLPLWVADMDFLAFPEMKAAVQAYADRGVYGYPYFSDQVLESIQNWEREQHGYRFDKEALVLIEGVVPAISVAIQTFTKEGDAVLINTPVYPPFARSVKLNNRQLIENSLVERQGHFEIDFDQLEKDVVENQVKLYVFCSPHNPGGRVWSPEELIRVAELCRKHGVILVSDEIHQDLALFGHKHHSINTLGDFQDFTVVLSSATKTFNIAGTKNSFAIIENSALRAAFKKRQLGNNQHEVPTIGLVTTETAFRYGKPWLTELKKVLEDNINLVFETLTQKTNIKVMKPEGTYLVWLDFSDYHLSDEELHRKIKEEAKLILNVGSTFGKEGTGHARLNVATPKTTLQEALNRLVQVF from the coding sequence ATGACACAATACGATTTTACGACCTTACCCAATCGTCTCAACAACCATTCCATGAAGTGGAAAGAAGTGGAGGCCAATCGCTCCCTCCTGCCACTCTGGGTGGCTGATATGGATTTTTTAGCCTTTCCTGAAATGAAAGCGGCCGTTCAGGCTTATGCTGACCGTGGGGTCTATGGTTACCCTTATTTTTCAGATCAGGTTCTGGAGTCCATTCAGAATTGGGAAAGAGAGCAGCATGGCTATAGATTTGATAAAGAGGCCCTAGTCCTGATTGAAGGAGTCGTTCCAGCGATTTCAGTAGCTATTCAGACCTTCACTAAAGAAGGAGATGCGGTCTTGATTAATACCCCAGTCTATCCGCCCTTTGCCCGTTCGGTCAAGCTCAACAACCGACAGTTGATTGAAAATTCCTTGGTTGAAAGGCAGGGCCATTTTGAGATTGATTTCGATCAGTTGGAAAAAGATGTGGTAGAAAATCAGGTTAAGCTCTATGTCTTCTGCAGTCCCCATAATCCGGGCGGTAGAGTCTGGAGTCCGGAAGAGCTTATCAGAGTAGCTGAACTCTGCCGCAAACACGGTGTCATTCTGGTCTCTGATGAGATTCACCAAGATCTAGCCCTCTTTGGACACAAGCATCATTCCATCAATACGCTGGGCGACTTTCAGGATTTCACCGTGGTCCTCTCCAGTGCCACCAAGACTTTCAATATTGCAGGGACTAAAAATAGTTTTGCCATCATTGAAAATTCTGCCTTGAGGGCAGCCTTTAAAAAGCGCCAGCTGGGCAATAATCAGCACGAAGTCCCAACAATCGGCTTAGTGACAACTGAAACGGCCTTTCGTTATGGGAAACCTTGGCTGACTGAACTCAAAAAAGTTTTGGAAGACAATATTAATTTAGTCTTTGAGACCTTGACGCAAAAGACCAACATTAAGGTCATGAAGCCAGAGGGGACCTATCTAGTTTGGTTGGATTTTTCAGACTATCACCTGTCTGATGAAGAACTTCATCGCAAAATCAAAGAAGAAGCCAAGCTGATTCTTAATGTCGGTTCGACCTTTGGTAAGGAGGGTACAGGCCATGCCAGATTAAATGTAGCCACTCCTAAAACTACTCTGCAGGAGGCCTTAAATCGTTTAGTCCAAGTCTTCTAA